In a single window of the Halomicroarcula saliterrae genome:
- a CDS encoding DUF21 domain-containing protein, translated as MAVPLAPTLVAIVLLLACSAFFSSSETALFSLSREWVAQAAPTDARAAAVADVLEDPHRLLVTLLVGNNVVNITLSSLLTALLVDRLEPGLAVVATTVVASTVILVAGEILPKSYGLGHAQSFALTVVRPLRYVELLLYPVVTVFDLLTRTVSDRIGGQQSIEQTYDEVE; from the coding sequence ATGGCTGTCCCGCTCGCGCCCACGCTCGTCGCTATCGTCCTCCTACTCGCTTGCAGCGCCTTCTTCTCCAGCAGCGAGACGGCCCTGTTCTCGCTCTCGCGGGAGTGGGTCGCCCAGGCGGCCCCGACGGACGCACGGGCAGCGGCCGTGGCGGACGTGCTCGAAGACCCACACCGACTGCTGGTCACGCTGCTCGTGGGGAACAACGTCGTCAACATCACGCTGTCGAGCCTGTTGACCGCCCTGCTCGTCGACCGACTCGAACCCGGGCTGGCCGTAGTCGCCACGACGGTCGTCGCCAGCACCGTCATCCTCGTCGCCGGCGAGATACTACCGAAATCCTACGGGCTGGGACACGCTCAGTCGTTCGCGCTCACCGTCGTCAGGCCACTCCGGTACGTCGAACTCCTCCTGTACCCGGTGGTCACTGTGTTCGACCTGCTTACGAGAACTGTGTCGGACCGCATCGGCGGTCAGCAGTCGATAGAGCAGACCTACGACGAGGTGGAGTGA
- a CDS encoding helix-turn-helix transcriptional regulator yields the protein MSRAVVVTLAAVLLVGSLAVSPAVAASSENRLQTPDRFDTTTFRIALYENGSATWTIAHHQPLETDNETAQFRSYAEAFEENETELYRNFVDDAETLTRTGTNKTDRQMDARNFRRSAGIEPVQDRGTVRMSFLWTNFSRVYADRVVVSDVFEGGFYIGTGQTLVFEHDTSLAFTAAEPSPASQSDPQSLRQSGTITYAGERTFTDSRPYVELGPPPATGATATPNVSAAGATPGESMWQLALALAVIALGVVAAAAWRSGAATAVLGSDDDGGAATESAPEPASDTAVTDDELLNDDDRVIKLLEDNGGRMKQVDIVETTEWSKSKVSMLLSDMEEEGDISKLRVGRENIISLAGEEPDAAGSPFDEE from the coding sequence ATGTCCCGCGCGGTTGTCGTCACACTCGCCGCTGTCCTGCTGGTGGGCAGCCTCGCCGTTTCGCCCGCTGTAGCGGCGTCGAGCGAGAACCGACTACAGACGCCGGACAGGTTCGACACGACGACGTTCCGAATCGCCCTGTACGAGAACGGGTCGGCGACGTGGACGATAGCGCACCACCAGCCCCTGGAGACCGACAACGAGACCGCGCAGTTCCGGAGCTACGCCGAGGCGTTCGAGGAAAACGAGACGGAGCTGTACCGGAACTTCGTCGACGACGCCGAGACGCTCACACGGACGGGGACAAACAAGACGGACCGGCAGATGGACGCCCGGAACTTCCGGCGGTCGGCGGGAATCGAGCCCGTCCAGGACCGGGGGACGGTTCGGATGTCGTTCCTGTGGACGAACTTCTCGCGAGTGTACGCGGACCGCGTCGTCGTCAGCGACGTGTTCGAGGGCGGGTTCTACATCGGGACCGGCCAGACGTTGGTGTTCGAGCACGACACGTCGCTGGCGTTTACCGCCGCCGAGCCGTCACCGGCCTCACAGAGCGACCCGCAGTCGCTCCGTCAGAGCGGGACGATAACTTACGCCGGGGAACGCACGTTCACCGACAGCAGACCGTACGTCGAACTCGGGCCGCCGCCGGCGACAGGGGCCACGGCGACGCCCAACGTCTCCGCGGCAGGGGCCACACCGGGTGAGAGCATGTGGCAGCTGGCGCTCGCGCTCGCAGTCATCGCGCTCGGAGTTGTCGCCGCCGCAGCCTGGCGGTCGGGGGCCGCGACAGCCGTCCTCGGTTCCGACGACGACGGCGGGGCCGCGACGGAGTCGGCCCCCGAGCCAGCGTCCGACACCGCCGTCACGGACGACGAGCTCCTCAACGACGACGACCGCGTCATCAAACTGCTCGAAGACAACGGCGGCCGGATGAAGCAGGTCGACATCGTCGAGACCACCGAGTGGTCGAAATCGAAAGTCAGTATGCTCCTCTCGGATATGGAAGAGGAAGGGGATATCAGCAAGCTCCGCGTGGGCCGTGAGAACATCATCAGCCTCGCCGGTGAAGAGCCCGACGCGGCCGGCTCTCCCTTCGACGAGGAGTGA
- a CDS encoding FAD-binding and (Fe-S)-binding domain-containing protein, producing MGATEQEPSDDPAGDARADYDYQGADVARPAMVAELTERVAGDVRFDDYSRQLYATDASAYEVTPVGVVFPESTADVAAVVSYCAEREIPVLPRGGGTSLAGQSVNRAVVLDFTRHMDEILSVDAEDHRATAQVGTTLGDLNAALSSEGLKFAPDPAWGDKSALGGAIGNNSTGAHSLQYGKTDHYVESCEVVLADGTVTTFGESSLAQLRAAGDPDGDLEARIYDALVRLVEDGSGAIDAAYPRLKRNVSGYNLDRLLAEARGEYGEAGTVNLARLLAGSEGTLAVVTEATVSLEPVPETEALALLTYDDLVTAMRDVEPILRHDPAAVEVLDDVLLDLAAETEEFGDLVADIVPEGTGAILLVEFYADSDDAGKQRVADLLADRIGDVDTAVAPSDDATARTEAQTHAFLGREAHSDAERERFWKLRKSGLPILLGRTSDAKHISFIEDTAIPPENLPEYVADFRELLAEQGTFASFYAHAGPGCLHIRPLVDTKTVEGVERMEAIADGATDLVREYGGSVSGEHGDGRARTQWNHKLYGDDVWALFQELKATFDPDWLLNPGQVVGVDEAAVEAGDAPPRAGTVDMTEQLRFDPDYEFEMGFDPQLSWPEENGMQGMVELCHGCGGCRGPQETTGSVMCPTYRAADEESTSTRGRANMLRQAMSGDLPDDPTDGEFVSEVMDLCIGCKGCARDCPSEVDMAKLKAEVEHAHHEEHGASRRDRLFANVEALSRLGSAFAPVSNWVGAVPGSGYLGEKLLGIARERDLPTFERESFEAWWADRGPAVPEAEATRRALLFPDTYNNYSHPEVLRAAVEVLEAAGVHVQVPDDAGPSGRAAHSKGFLDVAGDRAAANVDALAPRVADGWDVVVVEPSDAVMFQSDYLDLLGHDHDGATGLAAGAFGLCEYLDRFALDAEIRWAAPDESLTYHGHCHQKAIKKDHHAVGVLRRAGYAVDPLDSGCCGMAGSFGYEAEHYSMSQSIADILFGQVRASDGDRVVAPGASCRTQLGDGPTDGPVPHPVEKLADAVRTDGE from the coding sequence ATGGGCGCTACCGAGCAGGAACCGAGTGACGACCCGGCGGGCGACGCGCGGGCGGACTACGATTATCAGGGCGCGGACGTCGCCCGGCCGGCGATGGTCGCCGAGCTCACCGAGCGCGTCGCTGGCGACGTTCGGTTCGACGACTACTCCCGACAGCTCTACGCCACGGACGCGAGCGCGTACGAGGTGACACCCGTCGGCGTCGTCTTCCCTGAATCGACGGCCGACGTGGCCGCCGTGGTCTCCTACTGCGCCGAGCGGGAGATCCCCGTCCTGCCCCGCGGCGGCGGGACGAGCCTCGCGGGCCAGTCCGTCAACAGGGCCGTGGTGCTGGATTTCACGCGCCACATGGACGAAATCCTGTCAGTCGACGCCGAGGACCACCGGGCGACGGCGCAGGTCGGGACGACGCTTGGCGACCTGAACGCGGCGCTTTCGAGCGAGGGACTGAAGTTCGCGCCGGACCCGGCGTGGGGCGACAAGTCGGCCCTGGGCGGCGCCATCGGCAACAACTCCACCGGGGCGCACTCGCTGCAGTACGGCAAGACCGACCACTACGTCGAGTCCTGCGAGGTGGTGCTTGCCGACGGGACCGTGACGACCTTCGGCGAGAGCTCGCTGGCACAGCTCCGAGCGGCCGGCGACCCCGACGGCGACCTCGAAGCCCGCATCTACGACGCCCTGGTCCGGCTGGTCGAGGACGGCAGCGGAGCTATCGACGCGGCCTATCCCCGCCTCAAGCGCAACGTCTCGGGCTACAACCTCGACCGGCTGCTGGCCGAGGCCCGCGGCGAGTACGGCGAGGCGGGGACGGTGAATCTCGCGCGGCTGCTGGCCGGCAGCGAGGGGACGCTCGCGGTCGTTACCGAGGCGACCGTCTCGCTCGAACCGGTCCCCGAGACGGAGGCGCTCGCCCTGCTGACCTACGACGACCTCGTGACCGCGATGCGGGACGTGGAGCCGATACTGCGCCACGACCCCGCCGCGGTCGAGGTACTCGACGACGTGTTGCTCGACCTCGCCGCGGAGACCGAGGAGTTCGGCGACCTCGTCGCCGACATCGTGCCCGAGGGGACGGGCGCGATACTGCTCGTGGAGTTCTACGCCGACAGCGACGACGCCGGGAAACAGCGGGTCGCGGACCTGCTCGCCGACCGCATCGGCGACGTGGACACGGCGGTCGCGCCGAGCGACGACGCGACCGCGCGGACCGAGGCACAGACACACGCGTTTCTGGGTCGGGAGGCACACAGCGACGCCGAGCGAGAGCGGTTCTGGAAGCTCCGCAAGTCCGGCCTGCCGATTCTGCTGGGCCGGACCAGCGACGCCAAGCACATCAGTTTCATCGAGGACACCGCCATCCCGCCGGAGAATCTCCCCGAGTACGTCGCCGACTTCCGGGAGCTGCTGGCGGAGCAGGGGACGTTCGCCTCCTTCTACGCCCACGCCGGACCGGGCTGTCTCCACATCCGCCCGCTGGTCGATACGAAGACCGTCGAGGGGGTCGAGCGAATGGAAGCCATCGCCGACGGCGCGACCGACCTCGTCCGCGAATACGGCGGCAGCGTCTCCGGCGAACACGGCGACGGTCGCGCCCGGACCCAGTGGAACCACAAGCTGTACGGCGACGACGTGTGGGCGCTGTTCCAGGAGCTCAAGGCGACGTTCGACCCCGACTGGCTGTTGAACCCCGGCCAGGTGGTCGGCGTCGACGAGGCGGCCGTCGAGGCCGGCGACGCGCCGCCGCGGGCCGGAACGGTCGATATGACCGAACAGCTCCGCTTCGACCCCGACTACGAGTTCGAGATGGGGTTCGACCCGCAGCTGTCCTGGCCCGAGGAGAACGGCATGCAGGGGATGGTCGAGCTCTGTCACGGCTGTGGCGGCTGTCGCGGCCCACAGGAGACGACGGGGAGCGTGATGTGTCCGACCTACCGCGCGGCCGACGAGGAGAGCACCTCGACGCGGGGCCGGGCGAACATGCTCCGGCAGGCGATGAGCGGCGACCTGCCGGACGACCCGACCGACGGCGAGTTCGTCTCGGAGGTGATGGACCTCTGTATCGGCTGTAAGGGGTGTGCGCGGGACTGCCCGAGCGAGGTGGACATGGCGAAGCTCAAAGCCGAGGTCGAACACGCCCACCACGAGGAGCACGGGGCCAGCCGCCGAGACCGGCTCTTCGCCAACGTGGAGGCGCTCTCGCGGCTCGGCTCCGCGTTCGCGCCGGTATCGAACTGGGTCGGGGCGGTGCCCGGCAGCGGCTATCTCGGCGAGAAGCTGCTGGGTATCGCCCGCGAACGGGACCTCCCGACCTTCGAGCGCGAATCCTTCGAGGCGTGGTGGGCCGACCGCGGCCCCGCGGTCCCCGAGGCCGAGGCGACGCGCCGCGCGCTGCTGTTCCCGGACACCTACAACAACTACAGCCACCCAGAGGTCCTGCGCGCTGCCGTCGAGGTGCTCGAAGCCGCCGGGGTCCACGTGCAGGTCCCCGACGACGCGGGGCCCTCGGGTCGGGCCGCCCACTCGAAGGGGTTCCTCGACGTGGCCGGCGACCGGGCCGCGGCGAACGTCGACGCGCTCGCCCCCCGGGTCGCCGATGGGTGGGACGTGGTCGTCGTCGAACCCTCCGACGCGGTGATGTTCCAGTCCGACTATCTGGACCTGCTGGGCCACGACCACGACGGCGCGACCGGGCTCGCGGCCGGCGCCTTCGGCCTCTGTGAGTATCTCGACCGCTTCGCGCTCGACGCCGAAATACGCTGGGCCGCACCCGACGAGTCGCTGACCTACCACGGCCACTGCCACCAGAAGGCAATAAAGAAGGACCACCACGCGGTCGGTGTTCTCCGCCGGGCGGGCTACGCCGTCGACCCGCTCGACTCGGGCTGCTGTGGCATGGCCGGGTCCTTCGGCTACGAAGCCGAACATTACTCTATGAGCCAGTCCATCGCCGACATCCTCTTTGGCCAGGTCCGGGCGAGCGACGGCGACCGAGTGGTCGCTCCCGGGGCCTCCTGCCGGACGCAACTCGGCGACGGCCCCACCGACGGCCCGGTCCCACACCCGGTGGAAAAACTGGCAGACGCCGTCCGGACAGACGGTGAGTAG
- the thyX gene encoding FAD-dependent thymidylate synthase produces the protein MEVTLLEATENPEELVCKAARNDYSAAFVGGQSLDATMETVEGDTLAEKQETLIGHLLDHGHYGPFEHPQITFAVEGVSRSCMAQITRHRHVSFDVQSMRYVAFDDVDPADVREGEMVVIPPSATDPDWVGRNQQSGAVDESTVEERAEIFRDSIEDAVESYQDLLDLGMPPEDARFVLPIGTKVNMVMSMNARMLMHVADMRAAADAQWEIRGLTEDLLDIAADWCPITFDYYEREMKNRKNRLAP, from the coding sequence ATGGAAGTCACGCTGCTGGAAGCGACCGAGAACCCGGAGGAGCTCGTCTGCAAGGCGGCCCGGAACGACTACAGCGCGGCGTTCGTCGGTGGGCAGTCGCTCGACGCGACCATGGAGACCGTCGAGGGCGACACGCTGGCGGAGAAACAGGAGACGCTCATCGGCCACCTGCTGGACCACGGCCACTACGGCCCGTTCGAACACCCGCAGATAACGTTCGCCGTGGAGGGCGTCTCCAGGTCGTGTATGGCCCAGATTACCCGCCACCGCCACGTCTCCTTCGACGTGCAGTCGATGCGGTACGTCGCCTTCGACGACGTGGACCCGGCCGACGTCCGCGAGGGCGAGATGGTCGTCATTCCGCCGTCGGCCACCGACCCGGACTGGGTGGGCCGCAATCAGCAGAGCGGGGCCGTCGACGAGTCGACCGTCGAGGAACGGGCCGAGATTTTCAGAGACAGCATCGAGGACGCCGTCGAGTCCTATCAGGACCTGCTCGACCTCGGGATGCCACCCGAGGACGCCCGCTTTGTCCTCCCCATCGGGACGAAGGTCAACATGGTGATGTCGATGAACGCACGGATGCTGATGCACGTCGCCGACATGCGCGCCGCCGCCGACGCCCAGTGGGAGATCCGCGGGCTGACCGAGGACCTGCTCGACATCGCCGCCGACTGGTGTCCCATCACCTTCGACTACTACGAGCGCGAGATGAAGAACCGAAAGAACCGGCTCGCGCCCTAG
- a CDS encoding RAD55 family ATPase codes for MYDLSSVVDFDALAEVRPGSSILVSGPAMTGKQQLAYDILADGAASGDGAVVVTTSDKASDVVEEFRDRVPELKGSQLGVVDCRGEGGADPELIEGVSVHQVSSPGDLTGIGIGITKALESLHNSGLERGRLALISLSTMLTYTDKKTVFKFCHVLSSRLDAAGYVGVFTIDSSAHDQQTIQVIKQAFDGLIDIRDAEGGGREARVLGLATEPTDWKRI; via the coding sequence ATGTACGACCTGTCATCAGTTGTCGATTTCGACGCACTGGCCGAGGTCCGACCCGGGTCCAGTATCCTCGTCTCCGGCCCGGCGATGACCGGGAAACAGCAACTGGCCTACGATATCCTGGCCGACGGCGCGGCCAGCGGCGACGGCGCCGTCGTCGTGACCACGAGCGACAAGGCGTCGGACGTGGTCGAGGAGTTCCGCGACCGGGTACCGGAGCTGAAAGGGTCACAGCTCGGCGTCGTCGACTGCCGCGGCGAGGGCGGCGCCGACCCGGAACTCATCGAGGGCGTCTCCGTCCATCAGGTCTCCTCGCCGGGGGACCTCACCGGCATCGGTATCGGCATCACCAAAGCGCTCGAATCGCTGCACAACTCCGGGCTCGAACGCGGGCGGCTGGCGCTCATCTCGCTGTCGACGATGCTGACCTACACGGACAAGAAGACCGTCTTCAAGTTCTGTCACGTGCTCTCGTCGCGGCTGGACGCGGCCGGCTACGTCGGCGTGTTCACCATCGATTCGAGCGCACACGACCAGCAGACCATTCAGGTCATCAAACAGGCGTTCGACGGGCTCATCGATATCCGGGACGCCGAGGGCGGCGGCCGCGAGGCCCGCGTCCTCGGACTGGCCACGGAACCCACCGACTGGAAGCGAATCTGA
- a CDS encoding HalX domain-containing protein: MSEPDPPVVLIVEDEPDVAETYQLWLDGDYEVRMGKNGDEGLELLDETVDVVLLDRMMPGLSGDEVLRQIRERDLGCRVAMVTAVEPDFDILEMGFDAYLSKPIRSEQLHDTVTNLLERSEYDSLLQEYYSLVEKQATLEATKSSAELAESEQYAALTAEIAEMREGLDDTLGGIEDDDDFIATLRGLSNGEDE, from the coding sequence ATGTCAGAGCCGGACCCACCTGTCGTACTTATCGTGGAGGACGAACCGGACGTCGCGGAGACGTACCAACTGTGGCTGGACGGCGATTACGAGGTCCGCATGGGGAAAAACGGTGACGAAGGTCTCGAACTACTCGACGAGACCGTCGACGTGGTCCTGCTGGACCGGATGATGCCGGGGCTCTCCGGCGACGAGGTCCTGCGTCAGATCCGTGAGCGGGACCTTGGCTGTCGAGTGGCGATGGTCACCGCGGTCGAACCCGATTTCGACATCCTCGAGATGGGTTTTGACGCCTACCTCTCGAAGCCGATTCGAAGCGAGCAGCTACACGATACGGTGACCAATCTGCTCGAACGGTCCGAGTACGACTCGCTGTTACAGGAGTACTACTCGCTCGTGGAGAAACAGGCGACGCTGGAGGCGACGAAATCCAGCGCGGAGCTGGCAGAGAGCGAGCAGTACGCGGCACTGACGGCGGAGATCGCGGAGATGCGCGAGGGGCTCGACGACACGCTCGGGGGTATCGAAGACGACGATGACTTCATCGCCACATTGCGTGGGCTGAGCAATGGCGAAGACGAATAA
- a CDS encoding MBL fold metallo-hydrolase: MIRNLARNADSFTSNAFLVSGERRVLVDVGNEFDVVSLVRDHVDDLDAVVLTHTHYDHVGNLPAVVEAFDVDVWGYDTAQEGVDHALDDDGTVRLGDHEYRALHTPGHKNDHVCLYSADAGVLFAGDLVFANGSFGRTDLEEGDRDLLVESIGRVLDTVSEDLAAMHTGHGPSVEDRPYHDIELAWQAARF, translated from the coding sequence ATGATTCGGAACCTCGCTCGGAACGCCGACTCCTTTACCAGCAACGCCTTCCTGGTCAGCGGCGAGCGACGCGTCCTCGTCGACGTGGGCAACGAGTTCGACGTCGTCTCGCTGGTTCGTGACCACGTCGACGACCTCGACGCCGTCGTCCTGACCCACACCCACTACGACCACGTCGGGAACCTCCCGGCCGTCGTCGAGGCGTTCGATGTCGACGTGTGGGGCTACGACACCGCTCAGGAGGGGGTCGACCACGCGCTCGACGACGACGGGACTGTCCGGCTCGGCGACCACGAGTACCGCGCGCTCCACACCCCGGGGCACAAGAACGACCACGTCTGTCTGTACTCGGCGGACGCGGGCGTGCTGTTCGCGGGAGACCTGGTGTTCGCCAACGGGAGCTTCGGTCGGACTGACCTCGAAGAGGGCGACCGGGACCTGCTCGTCGAGAGCATCGGCCGCGTGCTCGATACCGTCTCGGAGGACCTCGCGGCGATGCACACCGGCCATGGGCCGAGCGTCGAGGACCGGCCGTACCACGACATCGAGCTGGCATGGCAGGCCGCCCGGTTCTAG
- a CDS encoding sensor histidine kinase translates to MSRDAPPSDSVHVETLERISDGVVALDSDCRYTYLNSRAAALLGGERETFLGTVVWETLPDGATAVVRPTLERATETGTAQSCEWTATDHGRSCLARVYPDDHGHTVVVTETTDQRQHERTLGRLHEATRRMLLGETPEQVADLMSRAAVEILELPVNAVHLYDSDREALVSVAQSTGCYEILGEPPELASGLAWNAYQSGSVGVYTDVSSERNVFDASTPFRSELLVPLGGHGVFIVASEQPDEFTEADVTLAKLLAANATVALDQVTSENRLARQRDNLELLTRMMSHDIRNDLQVVGAVADLLGETVDGTQREYVEKIRRSTAAAVELTTSAQELVEAMLRTDTEPCPVALEQTLGEQIAQVRETQTAATIIVAGTLPAVSVVADEMLGSVFRNLLKNAVQHNDSETPAVTVAVEVLDDSVRVSVADNGPGIPDERKEDIFGRGERGMSSRGTGIGLYLVQTLVDQYGGRVWVENNEPTGAVFLVELRRQ, encoded by the coding sequence GTGAGTCGAGATGCGCCGCCGTCCGACAGCGTCCATGTCGAGACACTCGAGCGCATCTCCGACGGCGTCGTCGCGCTGGACTCCGACTGCAGATACACCTATCTCAACAGCCGTGCGGCGGCGCTGCTGGGCGGCGAGCGGGAGACGTTTCTCGGGACGGTGGTCTGGGAGACGCTCCCCGACGGGGCCACAGCGGTCGTTCGCCCGACGCTCGAACGGGCCACGGAGACCGGCACCGCCCAATCGTGCGAGTGGACGGCGACCGACCACGGCCGGAGCTGCCTCGCCCGCGTCTACCCTGACGACCACGGTCACACAGTCGTCGTTACCGAGACGACCGACCAGCGACAGCACGAGCGGACGCTCGGACGGCTCCACGAGGCGACCCGTCGGATGCTCCTCGGAGAGACCCCCGAGCAGGTCGCGGACCTGATGAGTCGAGCGGCGGTAGAGATCCTCGAACTCCCAGTCAACGCCGTCCACCTCTACGACAGCGACCGCGAGGCGCTCGTCTCCGTCGCGCAGTCGACGGGGTGTTACGAAATCCTCGGCGAACCGCCCGAACTGGCCAGCGGATTGGCCTGGAACGCCTACCAGTCGGGCTCGGTCGGGGTCTACACGGACGTCTCGTCGGAACGGAACGTCTTCGATGCGTCGACGCCCTTCCGGAGTGAACTGCTGGTCCCGCTCGGGGGCCACGGCGTGTTCATCGTCGCCTCCGAACAGCCCGACGAGTTCACCGAGGCGGACGTGACTCTCGCGAAGCTGCTTGCCGCCAACGCGACGGTGGCGCTCGACCAGGTGACGAGCGAGAACCGACTGGCACGACAACGCGACAACCTCGAACTGCTCACGCGGATGATGAGCCACGACATCCGCAACGACCTCCAGGTCGTCGGTGCCGTCGCGGACCTGCTCGGTGAGACCGTCGACGGGACCCAGCGGGAGTACGTCGAGAAGATACGGCGGAGCACGGCCGCTGCCGTCGAGCTGACGACCAGCGCCCAGGAGCTCGTGGAGGCGATGCTCCGGACGGACACCGAGCCGTGTCCGGTGGCGCTCGAGCAGACACTCGGCGAGCAGATAGCACAGGTGCGCGAGACACAGACGGCGGCGACCATCATCGTCGCCGGGACACTCCCCGCGGTCTCGGTCGTCGCCGACGAGATGCTGGGGTCCGTGTTCCGGAACCTCCTCAAGAACGCCGTCCAGCACAACGACTCGGAGACCCCTGCAGTGACCGTCGCCGTCGAGGTCCTCGACGATAGCGTCCGGGTCAGCGTCGCCGACAACGGCCCCGGCATCCCCGACGAGCGAAAGGAGGATATCTTCGGCCGCGGCGAACGCGGGATGTCGAGCCGGGGGACCGGTATCGGGCTCTATCTCGTCCAGACGCTCGTCGACCAGTACGGCGGGCGCGTCTGGGTGGAAAACAACGAGCCCACCGGCGCGGTGTTCCTCGTCGAACTTCGGCGGCAGTAA
- a CDS encoding DUF302 domain-containing protein — protein sequence MALPIDPAALESGDIGEKRATLEMDHEAAVEHVRSVFTEAGFGVPVEFSPSELLNEKVDADRDPYYVLGACNPEMADRALDATDDRIGALFPCNVVIWETAPGVQTVYHVSIMRAARLLGMAPDDDVMADIVADTGELVEEAFSNL from the coding sequence ATGGCGCTCCCAATCGACCCAGCGGCGCTGGAATCGGGCGATATCGGCGAGAAACGGGCGACCCTCGAGATGGACCACGAGGCCGCCGTCGAACACGTCCGGAGCGTGTTCACCGAGGCGGGCTTTGGCGTCCCAGTCGAGTTCTCGCCGTCGGAACTGCTCAACGAGAAAGTCGACGCCGACCGGGACCCGTACTACGTCCTCGGCGCGTGCAACCCGGAGATGGCCGACCGGGCGCTCGATGCGACAGACGACCGCATCGGCGCGCTGTTCCCCTGTAACGTCGTCATCTGGGAGACAGCGCCCGGCGTCCAGACGGTGTATCACGTCAGCATCATGCGGGCCGCCAGACTGCTGGGGATGGCGCCCGACGACGACGTGATGGCCGACATCGTCGCGGACACCGGCGAACTGGTCGAGGAGGCCTTCTCGAACCTGTAG